A genomic window from Haliaeetus albicilla chromosome 10, bHalAlb1.1, whole genome shotgun sequence includes:
- the ARHGEF11 gene encoding rho guanine nucleotide exchange factor 11 isoform X2: protein MSVRPPQALDSSRPGSKRHLPRLSSLSSLGDSSSERRSPGHHRQPSDSSETTGLVQRCVIIQKDQHGFGFTVSGDRVVLVQSVRPGGAAMRAGVQEGDRIVKVNGTMVTNSSHLEVVKLIKSGAYVALTLLGSPPPSVGLSSSQQDVSTVGAPRITPACPPPPPPSPLPLPQRITDPKPLQDPEVQKHATQILRNMLRQEEAELQRFYEAYSRNPATAVEEQIEGARRRVSQLQLKILQETGGFMDSGRLCGDSGLAGLRVMEGRLSLDSQDGDSGLESGTERFPSVNEISLNRNSVLSDHGLDSPRTSPVITARLFQHHRRQGSDTPFTPSAEQGLDRTGQPLIIGPEEDYDPGYFNNECDSLFQDLGKLKSRPAHLGVFLRYIFSQADPSPLLFYLCTDVCQQTTAKDSRGLGKDIWNIFLDRNAPLRVKVSEQLLAEIETRLRNGDDVRAALFEAQEMVMPEIQEQIQDYRTKRTMGLGSLYGENDLLDLDGDPQKERQVAEKQLAQLGDILSKYEEDRSSPMAFALSTYMNHTGIRSREPRVAGTSEKAQSLPDRDKWLPFFPKTKKSSSWVSQQSSSTKKDKDAMEDKKRNPILKYIGKPKISSQSTFHVPLSPVEVKPGNVRNIIQHFENNQHYESQESGTQRLSTGSFPEDLLESDGSRAEVKLGRSESLKGREEMKKSRKAENVPRSRSDVDMDAAAEATRLHQSASSSASSLSTRSLENPTPPYTPKMGRRSIESPNLGFGVDTFLPHLLEDEQGQLSDLEPELDSQNWQHMVSRELVANLPQKEIDRQEVINELFATEGSHLRILRVLDLLFYQRMKKESLLSREELALLFPNLPDLIEIHNSLSESMKKLREEGPIIKEIGDLMLSRFDGLAKEEIQQVAADFCSYQSIALELIKTKQRKETRFQIFMQEAESNPQCRRLQLKDLIISEMQRLTKYPLLLENIIKHTEAGTSEHDKLCRARDQCRDILKYVNEAVKQAENRHRLEGYQKRLDATSLERTSNPLAAEFKSLDLTSRRMIHEGPLTWRISKDKTVDLHVLLLEDLLVLLQKQDEKLVLKCHSKTALGSSDNKQTFSPVLKLNSVLIRSVATDKRALFIICTSELGPQIYELVALTSSEKNTWMELLEEAVQSATRNATFPPKRRTPEPTRAASSGLMLQDPDVSPILSRGTSSGAEAEDCSSADDNPTVLLGREKPPVLLEESVSSDVEEGEEELPAAPLPTGTDLEVADTLPTKLPGPPMRLPLPGPVSMEGLAEAALEDVENLRLLILRRLLPCRDAEPEDDLTPTPSVIGGAGQAWDSVLSSQDSASQEVLAEPPNTAEDTKLQSSREEMDETAPAAEAPSSYKVVRKAQVEGAKEATPLPGSSQSETELQEGGGTNVDGNYFYVSMPAEPPQPLDPDPMPPPSPPQGSPQEAPTHPSPTEGSLDPPAPLRDVDLIFRTIEQLTLKLNRLKAVETAHRELLQSLGHSSSTDATPLGGSAPEMDGWSQQPPNPDGDSPLSRALRSLQGPTTNAPGSRAPLAEDPAHDVGL from the exons CAGCCGACCGGGCAGCAAGAGGCACCTGCCCAG gtTAAGCAGCCTGTCTTCCCTGGGTGATTCGTCTTCAGAGCGGAGGTCTCCCGGGCACCACCGCCAGCCCTCAGACTCCTCCGAAACTACAG gTCTGGTCCAGCGCTGCGTCATCATCCAGAAGGACCAGCATGGCTTTGGCTTCACTGTCAGTGGGGACCGTGTCGTGCTGGTGCAGTCGGTGCGACCAG GGGGGGCAGCTATGAGAgctggggtgcaggagggaGATCGGATAGTCAAG gTGAACGGCACAATGGTGACCAACAGCTCTCACCTTGAAGTGGTGAAGTTAATCAAGT CTGGTGCCTACGTCGCTCTGACCCTGCTGggctctccccctccctcagTTGGGCTCTCCAGTTCTCAGCAAGACGTGAGCACGGTGGGGGCTCCCCGCATCacccctgcctgtcccccaccaccacccccatcGCCGCTCCCTCTGCCGCAGCGCATCACCGACCCCAAACCCCTGCAG GACCCTGAAGTCCAGAAGCATGCAACACAGATTCTCCGGAACATGCTGCGACAGGAGGAGGCAGAGTTACAG CGTTTCTACGAGGCGTACAGCCGAAACCCTGCCACGGCAGTGGAGGAGCAGATCGAGGGAGCGCGCCGGCGGGTCAGCCAGCTGCAGCTCAAAATCCTCCAGGAGACTGGGGGCTTCATG GATTCAGGGAGGCTGTGCGGTGACTCTGGCTTGGCCGGTCTCAGGGTGATGGAAG gacGCCTCTCCCTGGACTCACAGGATGGTGACAGCGGGTTGGAGTCCGGGACAGAGCGGTTCCCCTCTGTGAATGAG ATCTCCCTGAACCGCAACTCTGTCCTCTCTGACCACGGCCTGGACAGCCCACGAACCTCCCCGGTCATCACTGCCCGCCTCTTCCAGCACCACCGTCGGCAGGGCTCCGACACTCCCTTCACCCCTTCTGCTGAGCAG GGGTTGGACCGGACAGGACAACCGCTCATCATCGGGCCGGAGGAGGATTATGACCCAGGATATTTCAATAACGAG TGTGACTCCCTCTTCCAGGACCTGGGCAAGCTGAAATCCCGGCCAGCGCATCTGGGGGTCTTCTTGCGCTACATCTTCTCCCAGGCAGATCCCAGCCCCCTG CTTTTCTACTTATGCACAGACGTTTGCCAGCAGACGACCGCCAAGGATTCCCGGGGCTTGGGGAAGGACATCTGGAACATCTTCTTGGACAGGAACGCG ccgcTCCGAGTGAAAGTGTCTGAGCAGCTCCTGGCTGAGATCG AGACTCGCCTGCGGAATGGGGATGATGTCCGAGCTGCCCTCTTTGAAGCTCAGGAGATGGTAATGCCCGAGATACAGGAGCAGATCCAGGACTACAG AACAAAGCGTACCATGGGCCTGGGGAGTCTGTATGGGGAGAACGACCTCTTGGATCTGGATGGGGACCCCCAGAAGGAGCGGCAAGTGGCCGAGAAGCAGCTGGCCCAGCTGGGTGACATACT GTCAAAATATGAAGAGGACAGGAG CTCCCCCATGGCCTTTGCCCTCAGCACGTATATGAACCACACAGGCATCCGCAGCCGGGAGCCCCGGGTGGCCGGCACCAGTGAGAAGGCCCAGTCACTCCCGGACAGGGACAAGTGGTTGCCCTTCTTCCCCAAGACCAAGAAG AGCTCCTCTTGGGTGTCCcaacagagcagcagcacaaagaagGACAAGGATGCCATGGAAGACAAGAAACGCAACCCTATCCTCAAGTATATTGGGAAGCCCAAAATCTCCTCTCAGAGCA catttcATGTCCCTTTGTCCCCTGTTGAAG TCAAACCCGGCAATGTGAGGAACATCATTCAGCACTTTGAAAACAACCAGCATTACGAGAGCCAGGAGTCCGGCACCCAGCGTCTCTCCACTGGCAGCTTCCCTGAGGACCTGCTGGAGTCAGATGG TTCCCGTGCTGAGGTCAAACTGGGCCGCTCAGAGAGCTTGAAAGGCCGAGAGGAGATGAAGAAATCCCGGAAAGCAGAAAACGTGCCTCGATCCCGTAGTGATGTGGACATGGATGCTGCAGCCGAGGCCACAAGACTTCACCAGTCGGCATCATCTTCCGCTTCCAGCTTGTCCACAAG GTCGCTGGAAAATCCCACCCCCCCATACACGCCGAAGATGGGACGCAG GAGCATCGAGTCGCCCAACCTGGGTTTTGGCGTGGACACCTTCCTGCCTCATCTCCTGGAGGACGAGCAGGGCCAGCTCTCTGACCTGGAGCCTGAGCTGGACTCCCAGAACTGGCAGCACATGGTCAGCCGGGAGCTGGTGGCCAATCTGCCGCAGAAGGAGATTGACCGACAGGAGGTGATCAATG AGCTCTTTGCCACCGAAGGGTCTCACCTCCGCATCCTCCGAGTCCTCGACCTCCTCTTTTACCAGCGGATGAAGAAGGAGAGCCTGCTGTCCCGGGAAGAGCTGGCGCTCCTCTTCCCCAACCTCCCTGACCTGATAGAAATCCACA ATTCTCTCTCCGAATCCATGAAGAAGCTCCGGGAAGAAGGACCAATCATCAAAGAAATTGGGGATCTCATGCTGTCTCGG TTCGATGGCCTGGCCAAAGAGGAAATCCAGCAGGTCGCTGCTGACTTCTGCTCTTACCAATCCATCGCCTTAGAGCTGATCAAAACCAAGCAGCGCAAGGAGACCCGTTTCCAGATCTTCATGCAG GAAGCAGAAAGCAATCCGCAGTGTCGGCGCCTGCAGCTGAAGGACTTGATCATCTCTGAAATGCAGCGCTTGACCAAGTACCCGCTGCTGTTGGAGAACATCATCAAGCACACCGAgg CGGGTACCTCAGAGCATGACAAGCTGTGCCGAGCCCGGGACCAGTGCCGGGACATCCTCAAGTATGTGAACGAGGCGGTGAAGCAAGCGGAGAACCGGCACCGGCTGGAAGGCTACCAGAAACGCCTGGATGCCACCTCACTGGAGAGGACCAGCAACCCACTGGCAGCCGAGTTCAAG AGCCTGGACCTCACCTCCCGGCGCATGATCCACGAAGGACCGCTCACCTGGCGCATCAGCAAGGACAAGACTGTGG acCTGCACGTGCTGCTCCTCGAGGACCTCttggtgctgctgcagaagcaggatGAGAAACTGGTGCTCAAGTGCCACAGCAAGACGGCACTGGGCTCTTCGGACAACAAGCAGACCTTCAGTCCCGTCCTCAAGCTCAACTCAGTGCTCATCCGCTCTGTTGCCACAG ATAAACGAGccctcttcatcatctgcacGTCAGAGCTGGGACCCCAGATCTATGAACTGGTGGCACTGACGTCCTCCGAGAAAAACAC GTggatggagctgctggaggaggcggTGCAGAGTGCCACAAGGAATGCCACCTTCCCCCCCAAGCGCCGGACGCCAGAACCCACCCGCGCAGCATCCTCCGG CCTGATGTTACAGGACCCCGATGTCTCCCCAATCCTGTCCCGAGGCACCAGCTCTGGAGCAGAGGCAGAGGATTGCTCCTCAG CGGACGACAATCCCACCGTGCTCCTGGGCAGGGAGAAGCCCCCGGTGCTGCTGGAGGAGTCGGTGAGCAGCGAcgtggaggaaggggaggaagagctGCCCGCAGCCCCCTTGCCCACAGGGACTGACCTGGAGGTGGCTGACACCCTCCCAACCAAGCTGCCAGGGCCCCCCATGCGCCTACCACTCCCAGGGCCCGTCAGCATGGAGGGTCTAGCCGAGGCAGCGCTGGAGGATG TGGAGAACCTGCGGCTCCTGATCCTACGGAGGCTTCTGCCCTGCCGGGACGCGGAACCTGAGGACGACCTGACACCCACGCCATCGGTCATCGGGGGTGCCGGCCAGGCCTGGGACTCAGTCCTCTCCAGCCAGGATTCAGCTTCCCAGGAGGTGCTGGCAGAGCCTCCAAACACTGCCGAAGACACAAAGCTCCAGTCGAGCCGGGAGGAGATGGACGAgacagctccagctgctgaggCGCCAAGCAGCTACAAAGTCGTCCGAAAAG CCCAGGTGGAGGGTGCTAAGGAGGCCACGCCCTTGCCAGGCAGCAGCCAATCAGAAACTGAGCTGCAGGAAGGAGGCGGAACTAATGTAGATG GCAACTATTTCTACGTCAGCATGCCTGCAGAACCGCCCCAGCCCCTGGACCCAGACCCCATGCCGCCGCCCAGTCCCCCGCAGGGCTCCCCGCAGGAGGCACCCAcccatcccagccccactgaGGGGTCCCTGGatcccccagctcccctccgTGACGTGGACCTCATCTTCCGCACCATCGAGCAGCTGACGCTGAAGCTCAACAGGCTGAAA GCTGTCGAAACAGCCCACCGGGAGCTGCTGCAGTCCCTGGGACACAGCTCCTCGACCGACGCCACCCCCctggggggctcagccccagagATGGATGGGTGGTCCCAGCAACCCCCCAACCCCGACGGTGACAGCCCCTTGTCTCGTGCCCTCCGGAGCCTTCAGGGCCCCACCACCAACGCCCCAG GCTCTAGAGCCCCCCTCGCCGAGGACCCTGCTCACGATGTCGGACTTTAG
- the ARHGEF11 gene encoding rho guanine nucleotide exchange factor 11 isoform X1 — protein sequence MSVRPPQALDSSRPGSKRHLPRLSSLSSLGDSSSERRSPGHHRQPSDSSETTGLVQRCVIIQKDQHGFGFTVSGDRVVLVQSVRPGGAAMRAGVQEGDRIVKVNGTMVTNSSHLEVVKLIKSGAYVALTLLGSPPPSVGLSSSQQDVSTVGAPRITPACPPPPPPSPLPLPQRITDPKPLQDPEVQKHATQILRNMLRQEEAELQRFYEAYSRNPATAVEEQIEGARRRVSQLQLKILQETGGFMDSGRLCGDSGLAGLRVMEGRLSLDSQDGDSGLESGTERFPSVNEISLNRNSVLSDHGLDSPRTSPVITARLFQHHRRQGSDTPFTPSAEQGLDRTGQPLIIGPEEDYDPGYFNNECDSLFQDLGKLKSRPAHLGVFLRYIFSQADPSPLLFYLCTDVCQQTTAKDSRGLGKDIWNIFLDRNAPLRVKVSEQLLAEIETRLRNGDDVRAALFEAQEMVMPEIQEQIQDYRTKRTMGLGSLYGENDLLDLDGDPQKERQVAEKQLAQLGDILSKYEEDRSSPMAFALSTYMNHTGIRSREPRVAGTSEKAQSLPDRDKWLPFFPKTKKSSSWVSQQSSSTKKDKDAMEDKKRNPILKYIGKPKISSQSTFHVPLSPVEAVKPGNVRNIIQHFENNQHYESQESGTQRLSTGSFPEDLLESDGSRAEVKLGRSESLKGREEMKKSRKAENVPRSRSDVDMDAAAEATRLHQSASSSASSLSTRSLENPTPPYTPKMGRRSIESPNLGFGVDTFLPHLLEDEQGQLSDLEPELDSQNWQHMVSRELVANLPQKEIDRQEVINELFATEGSHLRILRVLDLLFYQRMKKESLLSREELALLFPNLPDLIEIHNSLSESMKKLREEGPIIKEIGDLMLSRFDGLAKEEIQQVAADFCSYQSIALELIKTKQRKETRFQIFMQEAESNPQCRRLQLKDLIISEMQRLTKYPLLLENIIKHTEAGTSEHDKLCRARDQCRDILKYVNEAVKQAENRHRLEGYQKRLDATSLERTSNPLAAEFKSLDLTSRRMIHEGPLTWRISKDKTVDLHVLLLEDLLVLLQKQDEKLVLKCHSKTALGSSDNKQTFSPVLKLNSVLIRSVATDKRALFIICTSELGPQIYELVALTSSEKNTWMELLEEAVQSATRNATFPPKRRTPEPTRAASSGLMLQDPDVSPILSRGTSSGAEAEDCSSADDNPTVLLGREKPPVLLEESVSSDVEEGEEELPAAPLPTGTDLEVADTLPTKLPGPPMRLPLPGPVSMEGLAEAALEDVENLRLLILRRLLPCRDAEPEDDLTPTPSVIGGAGQAWDSVLSSQDSASQEVLAEPPNTAEDTKLQSSREEMDETAPAAEAPSSYKVVRKAQVEGAKEATPLPGSSQSETELQEGGGTNVDGNYFYVSMPAEPPQPLDPDPMPPPSPPQGSPQEAPTHPSPTEGSLDPPAPLRDVDLIFRTIEQLTLKLNRLKAVETAHRELLQSLGHSSSTDATPLGGSAPEMDGWSQQPPNPDGDSPLSRALRSLQGPTTNAPGSRAPLAEDPAHDVGL from the exons CAGCCGACCGGGCAGCAAGAGGCACCTGCCCAG gtTAAGCAGCCTGTCTTCCCTGGGTGATTCGTCTTCAGAGCGGAGGTCTCCCGGGCACCACCGCCAGCCCTCAGACTCCTCCGAAACTACAG gTCTGGTCCAGCGCTGCGTCATCATCCAGAAGGACCAGCATGGCTTTGGCTTCACTGTCAGTGGGGACCGTGTCGTGCTGGTGCAGTCGGTGCGACCAG GGGGGGCAGCTATGAGAgctggggtgcaggagggaGATCGGATAGTCAAG gTGAACGGCACAATGGTGACCAACAGCTCTCACCTTGAAGTGGTGAAGTTAATCAAGT CTGGTGCCTACGTCGCTCTGACCCTGCTGggctctccccctccctcagTTGGGCTCTCCAGTTCTCAGCAAGACGTGAGCACGGTGGGGGCTCCCCGCATCacccctgcctgtcccccaccaccacccccatcGCCGCTCCCTCTGCCGCAGCGCATCACCGACCCCAAACCCCTGCAG GACCCTGAAGTCCAGAAGCATGCAACACAGATTCTCCGGAACATGCTGCGACAGGAGGAGGCAGAGTTACAG CGTTTCTACGAGGCGTACAGCCGAAACCCTGCCACGGCAGTGGAGGAGCAGATCGAGGGAGCGCGCCGGCGGGTCAGCCAGCTGCAGCTCAAAATCCTCCAGGAGACTGGGGGCTTCATG GATTCAGGGAGGCTGTGCGGTGACTCTGGCTTGGCCGGTCTCAGGGTGATGGAAG gacGCCTCTCCCTGGACTCACAGGATGGTGACAGCGGGTTGGAGTCCGGGACAGAGCGGTTCCCCTCTGTGAATGAG ATCTCCCTGAACCGCAACTCTGTCCTCTCTGACCACGGCCTGGACAGCCCACGAACCTCCCCGGTCATCACTGCCCGCCTCTTCCAGCACCACCGTCGGCAGGGCTCCGACACTCCCTTCACCCCTTCTGCTGAGCAG GGGTTGGACCGGACAGGACAACCGCTCATCATCGGGCCGGAGGAGGATTATGACCCAGGATATTTCAATAACGAG TGTGACTCCCTCTTCCAGGACCTGGGCAAGCTGAAATCCCGGCCAGCGCATCTGGGGGTCTTCTTGCGCTACATCTTCTCCCAGGCAGATCCCAGCCCCCTG CTTTTCTACTTATGCACAGACGTTTGCCAGCAGACGACCGCCAAGGATTCCCGGGGCTTGGGGAAGGACATCTGGAACATCTTCTTGGACAGGAACGCG ccgcTCCGAGTGAAAGTGTCTGAGCAGCTCCTGGCTGAGATCG AGACTCGCCTGCGGAATGGGGATGATGTCCGAGCTGCCCTCTTTGAAGCTCAGGAGATGGTAATGCCCGAGATACAGGAGCAGATCCAGGACTACAG AACAAAGCGTACCATGGGCCTGGGGAGTCTGTATGGGGAGAACGACCTCTTGGATCTGGATGGGGACCCCCAGAAGGAGCGGCAAGTGGCCGAGAAGCAGCTGGCCCAGCTGGGTGACATACT GTCAAAATATGAAGAGGACAGGAG CTCCCCCATGGCCTTTGCCCTCAGCACGTATATGAACCACACAGGCATCCGCAGCCGGGAGCCCCGGGTGGCCGGCACCAGTGAGAAGGCCCAGTCACTCCCGGACAGGGACAAGTGGTTGCCCTTCTTCCCCAAGACCAAGAAG AGCTCCTCTTGGGTGTCCcaacagagcagcagcacaaagaagGACAAGGATGCCATGGAAGACAAGAAACGCAACCCTATCCTCAAGTATATTGGGAAGCCCAAAATCTCCTCTCAGAGCA catttcATGTCCCTTTGTCCCCTGTTGAAG CAGTCAAACCCGGCAATGTGAGGAACATCATTCAGCACTTTGAAAACAACCAGCATTACGAGAGCCAGGAGTCCGGCACCCAGCGTCTCTCCACTGGCAGCTTCCCTGAGGACCTGCTGGAGTCAGATGG TTCCCGTGCTGAGGTCAAACTGGGCCGCTCAGAGAGCTTGAAAGGCCGAGAGGAGATGAAGAAATCCCGGAAAGCAGAAAACGTGCCTCGATCCCGTAGTGATGTGGACATGGATGCTGCAGCCGAGGCCACAAGACTTCACCAGTCGGCATCATCTTCCGCTTCCAGCTTGTCCACAAG GTCGCTGGAAAATCCCACCCCCCCATACACGCCGAAGATGGGACGCAG GAGCATCGAGTCGCCCAACCTGGGTTTTGGCGTGGACACCTTCCTGCCTCATCTCCTGGAGGACGAGCAGGGCCAGCTCTCTGACCTGGAGCCTGAGCTGGACTCCCAGAACTGGCAGCACATGGTCAGCCGGGAGCTGGTGGCCAATCTGCCGCAGAAGGAGATTGACCGACAGGAGGTGATCAATG AGCTCTTTGCCACCGAAGGGTCTCACCTCCGCATCCTCCGAGTCCTCGACCTCCTCTTTTACCAGCGGATGAAGAAGGAGAGCCTGCTGTCCCGGGAAGAGCTGGCGCTCCTCTTCCCCAACCTCCCTGACCTGATAGAAATCCACA ATTCTCTCTCCGAATCCATGAAGAAGCTCCGGGAAGAAGGACCAATCATCAAAGAAATTGGGGATCTCATGCTGTCTCGG TTCGATGGCCTGGCCAAAGAGGAAATCCAGCAGGTCGCTGCTGACTTCTGCTCTTACCAATCCATCGCCTTAGAGCTGATCAAAACCAAGCAGCGCAAGGAGACCCGTTTCCAGATCTTCATGCAG GAAGCAGAAAGCAATCCGCAGTGTCGGCGCCTGCAGCTGAAGGACTTGATCATCTCTGAAATGCAGCGCTTGACCAAGTACCCGCTGCTGTTGGAGAACATCATCAAGCACACCGAgg CGGGTACCTCAGAGCATGACAAGCTGTGCCGAGCCCGGGACCAGTGCCGGGACATCCTCAAGTATGTGAACGAGGCGGTGAAGCAAGCGGAGAACCGGCACCGGCTGGAAGGCTACCAGAAACGCCTGGATGCCACCTCACTGGAGAGGACCAGCAACCCACTGGCAGCCGAGTTCAAG AGCCTGGACCTCACCTCCCGGCGCATGATCCACGAAGGACCGCTCACCTGGCGCATCAGCAAGGACAAGACTGTGG acCTGCACGTGCTGCTCCTCGAGGACCTCttggtgctgctgcagaagcaggatGAGAAACTGGTGCTCAAGTGCCACAGCAAGACGGCACTGGGCTCTTCGGACAACAAGCAGACCTTCAGTCCCGTCCTCAAGCTCAACTCAGTGCTCATCCGCTCTGTTGCCACAG ATAAACGAGccctcttcatcatctgcacGTCAGAGCTGGGACCCCAGATCTATGAACTGGTGGCACTGACGTCCTCCGAGAAAAACAC GTggatggagctgctggaggaggcggTGCAGAGTGCCACAAGGAATGCCACCTTCCCCCCCAAGCGCCGGACGCCAGAACCCACCCGCGCAGCATCCTCCGG CCTGATGTTACAGGACCCCGATGTCTCCCCAATCCTGTCCCGAGGCACCAGCTCTGGAGCAGAGGCAGAGGATTGCTCCTCAG CGGACGACAATCCCACCGTGCTCCTGGGCAGGGAGAAGCCCCCGGTGCTGCTGGAGGAGTCGGTGAGCAGCGAcgtggaggaaggggaggaagagctGCCCGCAGCCCCCTTGCCCACAGGGACTGACCTGGAGGTGGCTGACACCCTCCCAACCAAGCTGCCAGGGCCCCCCATGCGCCTACCACTCCCAGGGCCCGTCAGCATGGAGGGTCTAGCCGAGGCAGCGCTGGAGGATG TGGAGAACCTGCGGCTCCTGATCCTACGGAGGCTTCTGCCCTGCCGGGACGCGGAACCTGAGGACGACCTGACACCCACGCCATCGGTCATCGGGGGTGCCGGCCAGGCCTGGGACTCAGTCCTCTCCAGCCAGGATTCAGCTTCCCAGGAGGTGCTGGCAGAGCCTCCAAACACTGCCGAAGACACAAAGCTCCAGTCGAGCCGGGAGGAGATGGACGAgacagctccagctgctgaggCGCCAAGCAGCTACAAAGTCGTCCGAAAAG CCCAGGTGGAGGGTGCTAAGGAGGCCACGCCCTTGCCAGGCAGCAGCCAATCAGAAACTGAGCTGCAGGAAGGAGGCGGAACTAATGTAGATG GCAACTATTTCTACGTCAGCATGCCTGCAGAACCGCCCCAGCCCCTGGACCCAGACCCCATGCCGCCGCCCAGTCCCCCGCAGGGCTCCCCGCAGGAGGCACCCAcccatcccagccccactgaGGGGTCCCTGGatcccccagctcccctccgTGACGTGGACCTCATCTTCCGCACCATCGAGCAGCTGACGCTGAAGCTCAACAGGCTGAAA GCTGTCGAAACAGCCCACCGGGAGCTGCTGCAGTCCCTGGGACACAGCTCCTCGACCGACGCCACCCCCctggggggctcagccccagagATGGATGGGTGGTCCCAGCAACCCCCCAACCCCGACGGTGACAGCCCCTTGTCTCGTGCCCTCCGGAGCCTTCAGGGCCCCACCACCAACGCCCCAG GCTCTAGAGCCCCCCTCGCCGAGGACCCTGCTCACGATGTCGGACTTTAG